Proteins found in one Vagococcus carniphilus genomic segment:
- a CDS encoding GNAT family N-acetyltransferase, which translates to MINIRYADFSDKPFWFSLDKHLAEEEFIHKINLKRAYIIELDNSPIGILRYNLFWDSIPFCTLLFIDFSHHKKGYGKQLIDFWEADMKNQGFDLVMTSTQVDEDAQHFYRYLGYEDAGGLLLNSPKYKQPMELFLIKEL; encoded by the coding sequence ATGATAAACATTAGATATGCTGATTTCTCAGATAAACCTTTTTGGTTCAGCTTAGATAAACATTTAGCTGAAGAAGAGTTCATCCACAAAATCAATCTAAAGAGAGCATACATAATAGAACTAGATAATTCTCCTATTGGTATTTTACGCTACAATTTATTCTGGGATAGTATCCCTTTTTGTACCTTACTTTTTATTGATTTTTCTCATCATAAAAAAGGTTACGGAAAACAATTAATTGACTTTTGGGAAGCAGATATGAAAAATCAAGGCTTTGATTTGGTTATGACTTCTACCCAAGTTGATGAAGACGCACAACATTTTTACCGTTATTTAGGTTATGAAGATGCAGGTGGTCTTCTTTTAAACAGCCCTAAATATAAGCAACCAATGGAGTTATTTTTAATCAAAGAACTTTAA
- a CDS encoding YwbE family protein — MNGQNRKNIIIGQLVDIVLKKDQRTGQLTRGHVKRILTNSATHPHGIKVMLEENNQVGRVQQIIEES; from the coding sequence ATGAACGGTCAAAATAGAAAAAACATAATTATTGGTCAACTTGTTGATATTGTTTTAAAAAAAGATCAGCGAACTGGACAATTAACTCGCGGACACGTTAAAAGAATATTAACAAATAGTGCCACTCATCCCCATGGTATTAAAGTAATGCTAGAAGAAAATAATCAAGTAGGTAGAGTTCAACAAATTATTGAGGAGTCTTAA
- a CDS encoding YaiI/YqxD family protein has translation MRLVIDGDGSPVKDEVVELGRKYGLPVLIVTSVDHFTTKEYPDFLTFIYVDKGADGADYRIVKEIKENDMVITQDYGLASLLLGKKVRIFHHNGKEYLPETIDSLLTQRYIGGQMRKAGKRTKGPKPFTKADREHFTKILTKVLEESIK, from the coding sequence ATGCGTTTAGTAATCGATGGAGATGGTTCTCCTGTAAAAGATGAAGTAGTTGAATTGGGCCGAAAATATGGCTTACCAGTTTTGATTGTTACAAGTGTGGATCACTTTACAACAAAAGAGTACCCAGACTTTTTAACTTTTATTTATGTAGATAAAGGTGCAGATGGTGCTGATTATCGAATTGTTAAAGAAATCAAAGAAAATGATATGGTAATTACCCAAGATTACGGATTGGCTTCTTTACTTTTAGGAAAAAAAGTAAGGATTTTTCACCACAATGGAAAAGAATATTTACCTGAAACAATAGACTCTCTACTAACTCAAAGATATATTGGTGGACAAATGAGAAAAGCAGGAAAAAGAACTAAAGGTCCAAAACCATTTACAAAAGCAGATAGAGAGCATTTTACAAAGATTTTAACTAAAGTTTTAGAAGAATCAATAAAATAA
- a CDS encoding DUF1456 family protein encodes MNHNDRLTRLRYALDIKDSDMIEIFRLGGMQVTREDILAMLKKIDEENYEQELTDEGLERFLNGMIISQRGVKKDAPEPVFELRQGNANNIMLKKLKIALKLTSDDMIDVLDDVGVTVTKSEMSAFFRKEGHKNYKTCGDNYTRNFLKGLIGWYR; translated from the coding sequence ATGAATCATAACGATCGCTTAACTCGGTTAAGATATGCTTTAGATATTAAAGATAGTGATATGATAGAAATTTTTCGCTTAGGTGGCATGCAAGTTACAAGAGAAGACATCTTAGCTATGCTAAAAAAAATTGATGAAGAAAATTACGAACAAGAATTAACAGATGAAGGTTTAGAACGTTTTTTAAACGGCATGATTATTTCTCAAAGAGGTGTAAAAAAAGATGCACCGGAACCAGTATTCGAATTACGTCAAGGAAATGCTAATAACATCATGTTAAAAAAATTAAAAATAGCTTTAAAATTGACGAGTGATGACATGATTGATGTTTTAGATGATGTTGGTGTAACAGTCACTAAAAGTGAAATGAGTGCTTTCTTTAGAAAAGAAGGACATAAAAACTACAAAACATGTGGGGATAACTATACTCGTAATTTTTTAAAAGGATTAATTGGGTGGTATCGCTAA
- a CDS encoding AMP-binding protein has protein sequence MIFPDNPYEELNLYTNFLNAAKQFPKVPIYFDEPLIGFKELGTKTTYEEALTSINKQAARLSSLGIKKKDKVVIYKSANFDTYLLAVAVSYLGAVPIMISYHLPAEIMTVMCERLEDPWLIYDRITKDRGKKITSVSSSRLIELEKLVLCQNSKEVKQEILPIDAISYMTHTSGTTGIPKLIAHSASSMGWRTKWQKNVFDLMPEKKLVAFHISPVHSRFNIGISSLMSKGFPMLWVGNSEPKAVADIFSTFKPYALETHPNNFVQWSKLAQETPEAFKSFHYFHSTFDAINKGTMKIFLEASEAKKAVFMQVYGQSECGPMIMRFHTRESIESLDARNMGSGMPNLTEVRIVDPSGEETAPNTSGNIQMLSKGRALTYYKEDKRFKENTFDLWWDSGDFGYKNEAGELFLLDRQIDLINDIESTLKIEDLLLDKLDFLDEVIIVRGKDNLPQPIIALHPSKHMDWDRWFQAILDFPLLNKPLIWEYDAIPRTATMKVQRLKIEELLKQ, from the coding sequence ATGATTTTTCCTGATAATCCGTATGAAGAGCTAAATCTTTATACTAATTTTTTAAATGCGGCTAAACAATTTCCAAAAGTTCCTATTTATTTCGATGAACCTTTAATTGGTTTTAAAGAACTAGGAACTAAAACGACTTATGAAGAAGCTTTGACTAGTATCAACAAGCAAGCGGCTAGACTAAGCTCATTAGGTATAAAAAAAAAGGATAAAGTTGTCATTTATAAGTCAGCTAATTTTGACACTTACTTACTTGCTGTTGCTGTTAGCTATCTTGGAGCAGTCCCTATTATGATTTCTTATCATTTACCTGCTGAAATTATGACTGTCATGTGCGAACGACTTGAGGATCCATGGCTAATTTACGACAGAATCACAAAAGACAGAGGAAAGAAAATCACTAGCGTTTCTTCTTCACGTTTAATTGAGTTGGAGAAATTAGTTCTATGTCAGAATAGTAAAGAAGTGAAACAAGAAATACTACCAATAGATGCTATATCTTATATGACACATACATCAGGAACAACTGGAATTCCTAAATTAATTGCTCATTCTGCCAGCTCAATGGGTTGGAGAACTAAATGGCAGAAAAATGTGTTTGATTTAATGCCTGAGAAAAAACTGGTTGCTTTTCATATTTCTCCAGTTCATTCTCGTTTTAATATCGGTATTTCTTCTTTAATGAGTAAAGGTTTTCCTATGCTTTGGGTTGGAAATAGTGAGCCAAAAGCTGTAGCTGATATTTTTTCAACTTTTAAACCTTACGCTCTAGAAACACATCCTAATAATTTCGTGCAGTGGAGTAAATTAGCCCAAGAAACACCTGAAGCATTTAAATCATTTCATTATTTCCACTCAACTTTTGATGCTATTAATAAAGGAACTATGAAGATTTTTCTAGAAGCTTCCGAGGCAAAAAAAGCAGTTTTCATGCAAGTTTATGGTCAAAGTGAGTGTGGACCAATGATTATGAGATTCCATACAAGAGAAAGTATCGAATCACTGGATGCTCGAAATATGGGAAGCGGTATGCCAAACTTAACTGAAGTTCGCATTGTTGATCCTTCTGGCGAAGAAACAGCTCCAAATACTTCTGGAAACATTCAGATGCTCTCAAAAGGGCGAGCTTTGACTTATTATAAAGAAGACAAACGATTTAAAGAGAATACATTTGATTTATGGTGGGATAGCGGAGACTTTGGTTATAAAAATGAGGCAGGAGAATTATTCCTACTAGATAGACAAATCGATTTAATTAATGACATTGAGAGTACATTAAAAATCGAGGACTTACTCCTTGATAAACTTGATTTCTTAGATGAAGTGATTATCGTTCGCGGAAAAGATAATTTACCTCAACCAATTATCGCACTACATCCTTCTAAACATATGGATTGGGATCGTTGGTTTCAAGCGATACTTGATTTCCCTCTTCTTAATAAACCACTTATTTGGGAGTATGACGCTATTCCAAGAACAGCAACCATGAAAGTTCAACGTTTAAAAATTGAAGAATTACTAAAACAATAA
- the recQ gene encoding DNA helicase RecQ, which translates to MSQVLELLEEKFGYQTFRTGQETIINKILRSEDCLGIMPTGGGKSICYQLPALMFDGLTVVVSPLISLMKDQVDALVDMGISATYINSTLNYQEIQRRLGIAARGEVKLLYVAPERLETSDFTELLRHVKVDLIAVDEAHCISQWGHDFRPSYLNLAKTIRGFSPRPRIIALTATATPEVAEDICELLSIPLENQIKTGFSRENLAFQVMKDQKDIFLLEYLKMNKGQSGIIYASTRKEVERIYRLLHHSQFSVGMYHAGMSEIERSRNQEAFAFDRINVMVATNAFGMGINKSNVRFVIHAQMPGNIESYYQEAGRAGRDGLPSEAVLLYSAQDSQIQQYFIEQSEANIEYQQNEYLKLREMNQYAHTEGCLQKYILKYFGETGSDCGRCNNCLDDRESVDITIDAQKVLSCVKRMGEKFGKSLVGKVLTGSKDQKITQWHFEGLTTYGLMKEWTQKEVVQLIDYLTAEEYLIPSKGQYPLLSVSDKGIDCLLGKKQVFRKQLVVKQLVVDDALFNQLRELRSDIADEKNLPPYVIFSDKTLQEMVEKQPKNSIEFLQIKGVGQNKLDQYGEMFMKLIKENQTK; encoded by the coding sequence ATGTCGCAAGTTTTAGAATTATTAGAAGAAAAATTTGGTTATCAAACCTTCCGAACAGGGCAAGAAACAATCATCAATAAAATTTTGAGAAGCGAGGATTGTCTTGGCATTATGCCAACAGGTGGAGGGAAATCTATTTGTTATCAGTTACCAGCACTAATGTTTGATGGGTTAACTGTGGTTGTTTCTCCTTTAATCTCTCTAATGAAAGATCAAGTGGATGCTTTAGTTGATATGGGCATCTCTGCTACTTATATTAATAGTACGTTGAACTATCAAGAAATCCAAAGAAGACTAGGAATTGCTGCAAGAGGTGAAGTGAAACTACTTTATGTTGCTCCAGAGCGACTTGAAACCTCAGATTTTACAGAATTACTGCGACATGTCAAAGTTGATTTAATCGCGGTTGATGAAGCTCATTGTATTTCTCAGTGGGGACATGATTTTCGTCCCAGTTATTTAAACTTAGCAAAAACGATTCGCGGATTTTCTCCAAGGCCTAGAATCATTGCATTAACAGCGACAGCTACTCCAGAAGTTGCAGAAGATATCTGTGAATTATTATCAATTCCATTAGAAAATCAAATTAAAACGGGCTTTTCTCGTGAGAACCTAGCTTTTCAAGTAATGAAAGACCAAAAAGATATTTTCTTATTAGAATATTTAAAAATGAACAAAGGTCAGTCTGGTATTATTTATGCTAGCACTAGAAAAGAAGTCGAGAGAATTTATCGCTTGCTTCATCATAGTCAATTTTCTGTAGGTATGTATCATGCCGGAATGAGTGAAATAGAAAGATCTAGAAATCAAGAAGCCTTTGCTTTTGATAGAATTAATGTCATGGTAGCCACTAATGCTTTTGGCATGGGAATTAATAAGAGTAACGTTCGATTTGTTATTCATGCTCAAATGCCTGGTAATATCGAATCTTACTATCAAGAAGCAGGACGAGCTGGAAGAGATGGGTTACCTAGTGAAGCTGTCTTACTTTACAGCGCACAAGATTCTCAAATTCAACAATATTTCATCGAGCAGTCAGAAGCTAATATTGAGTACCAGCAAAATGAATACTTAAAGCTAAGAGAAATGAATCAATATGCTCATACTGAAGGATGTTTACAAAAATATATTTTAAAATACTTTGGTGAAACAGGTTCAGATTGTGGACGTTGTAACAACTGTCTAGATGATAGAGAGTCTGTTGATATTACGATTGACGCTCAAAAAGTGTTGTCATGTGTTAAACGAATGGGCGAGAAATTTGGAAAATCATTAGTTGGGAAAGTTTTAACAGGCTCTAAAGATCAAAAAATAACTCAATGGCATTTTGAAGGGTTAACGACTTATGGATTGATGAAGGAATGGACGCAAAAAGAAGTTGTTCAGTTGATTGATTATTTAACTGCTGAAGAATATTTGATTCCTTCCAAAGGACAATACCCGTTATTATCTGTTTCCGATAAGGGGATAGATTGTCTGTTGGGTAAAAAACAAGTCTTTAGAAAACAATTAGTCGTTAAACAATTAGTAGTTGATGATGCTTTGTTTAATCAATTACGTGAATTACGTTCAGATATCGCCGATGAGAAAAATCTACCACCTTATGTTATCTTTTCTGATAAAACACTTCAAGAAATGGTTGAGAAACAACCAAAAAACTCAATTGAGTTTCTCCAAATCAAAGGTGTTGGTCAGAATAAATTGGATCAATATGGTGAAATGTTCATGAAACTGATTAAAGAAAATCAAACAAAATAG
- a CDS encoding sugar-binding transcriptional regulator has protein sequence MTMSMTKDQLSVEVAKLYYQLEYGQQQIATELNISRPTVSRLLKHAKDRGFVTITITDPFSETAVLANRIKEKYGLSEVRIAQTPSDNYDLIIEQISLEAANLLGESIIEGDIIGIGWGTTIYEVAKKLQPSNLPNIQVVQLKGSITHSKVNTYAHETLSMFADNYHTTGTALPLPVIFDNKEVKTVVEKDRHIQHVMKLQEDSSVAIYTVGTTREEALVFQLGYLSDEQKNQLQQTAVGDICSRFYDASGKIASEEINARTIGIELSDLPNKRLSILVAGGNHKFEAVKGALRGNYVNTLVTDYWLAKKLANEN, from the coding sequence ATGACTATGAGTATGACAAAAGATCAACTAAGTGTTGAGGTAGCAAAATTATATTACCAACTTGAATATGGGCAACAGCAAATTGCGACAGAATTAAATATTTCAAGACCAACTGTTTCAAGATTATTGAAGCACGCAAAAGATAGAGGCTTTGTGACAATTACGATTACAGATCCATTTAGTGAAACAGCCGTATTGGCTAATAGAATTAAAGAAAAATATGGCTTATCAGAGGTCAGGATTGCTCAAACACCCAGTGATAATTATGATTTAATCATAGAACAGATTAGTTTAGAGGCAGCTAATTTGTTAGGTGAGTCAATTATAGAAGGTGATATTATTGGTATTGGCTGGGGAACAACGATTTATGAAGTGGCCAAAAAGTTACAGCCAAGTAACTTACCAAATATTCAAGTGGTCCAACTAAAGGGTAGTATTACACATTCAAAGGTGAATACGTACGCTCACGAAACGCTGTCTATGTTTGCTGATAATTATCATACAACAGGAACTGCTCTTCCTTTACCTGTCATCTTTGATAATAAAGAAGTAAAGACTGTCGTTGAAAAAGATAGACATATTCAACATGTGATGAAACTACAAGAAGACTCAAGTGTAGCTATCTATACGGTCGGGACAACAAGAGAAGAAGCTCTTGTGTTTCAGCTAGGTTATTTATCAGATGAACAAAAGAATCAATTGCAACAAACAGCAGTTGGAGATATCTGTTCTCGCTTTTATGATGCATCAGGTAAAATTGCTTCAGAAGAAATTAATGCTCGAACAATTGGCATTGAGTTATCTGATCTACCTAACAAAAGACTTTCTATTTTAGTTGCTGGAGGGAATCATAAGTTTGAGGCTGTCAAGGGAGCACTAAGAGGAAACTACGTGAATACACTTGTAACGGACTATTGGTTAGCAAAAAAACTAGCGAATGAAAATTAG
- the deoC gene encoding deoxyribose-phosphate aldolase, producing the protein MTNLAKMIDHTKLKADTTEADIVTLTGEAKEHGFWSVCINPVWIPFAKKELAGSDVKICTVIGFPLGANSSKTKAFETDQAIKDGADEVDMVINVGALKQAQYDVVLEDIKAVVNEAKGRALVKVIIETALLTKEEIVKVCELAVEAGADYVKTSTGFSTAGATAENVKLMKDTVGDRALVKASGAVRTTEDAENMIAAGASRIGASDGVKIIGAATGDTAASDY; encoded by the coding sequence ATGACAAATTTAGCAAAAATGATCGACCACACAAAATTAAAGGCAGACACTACAGAAGCAGATATCGTAACATTAACAGGTGAAGCAAAAGAACATGGTTTTTGGTCAGTATGTATTAATCCAGTATGGATTCCTTTCGCTAAAAAAGAATTAGCAGGAAGCGATGTAAAAATTTGTACAGTTATTGGATTCCCTTTAGGAGCAAATTCTTCAAAAACAAAAGCATTCGAAACAGATCAAGCTATCAAAGATGGTGCTGATGAAGTCGATATGGTTATCAATGTTGGTGCATTAAAACAAGCACAATACGATGTTGTTTTAGAAGACATTAAAGCAGTTGTTAATGAAGCTAAGGGACGTGCTTTAGTAAAAGTTATTATTGAAACAGCTCTTTTAACAAAAGAAGAAATCGTTAAAGTATGTGAGTTAGCAGTTGAAGCAGGTGCTGATTACGTTAAAACATCAACAGGATTCTCTACAGCAGGAGCAACTGCTGAAAATGTTAAATTAATGAAAGATACTGTTGGAGATAGAGCATTAGTTAAAGCATCAGGTGCAGTTAGAACAACTGAAGATGCTGAAAACATGATTGCTGCCGGTGCGTCACGTATTGGTGCAAGTGATGGTGTTAAAATTATTGGTGCTGCAACAGGTGATACAGCAGCAAGTGATTACTAA
- a CDS encoding phosphate acyltransferase — MITISVAGGSQPEILALVKQAKKEYSEGLKFVVFDTNDNIADESMWDYFHCEDELDVAKQAVNFVAEGKAQILLKGIIQTHTLLKELLNKEHGLKTQKVLSHVAMVDLPNHNQSFLLTDCAMNIAPSKDAMIEIVENVKQVAIKVGIEKPKIALLSAAENFNPKMPSSVLATEVTEVFKDDQESIVFGPVSLDLALSKEAVEHKRYEGPIMGDADVIVVPAIDAGNSLYKSLTIFGGAKVGGTIIGTKVPVVLTSRSDSTDSKLHSLKFAMKQV, encoded by the coding sequence ATGATAACGATTTCTGTTGCAGGAGGTTCTCAACCAGAGATTCTGGCACTTGTAAAACAGGCAAAGAAAGAGTATTCAGAGGGACTTAAGTTTGTAGTGTTTGATACAAATGACAATATTGCAGACGAGAGTATGTGGGATTATTTTCACTGTGAAGATGAGTTGGACGTAGCAAAACAAGCAGTTAATTTTGTTGCTGAAGGAAAGGCTCAAATCCTTTTAAAAGGAATTATTCAAACCCATACTTTATTAAAAGAGTTACTTAATAAAGAACATGGCTTAAAAACTCAAAAGGTACTTTCACATGTGGCTATGGTAGATTTACCAAACCACAATCAATCATTCTTATTAACAGATTGTGCAATGAATATCGCACCAAGCAAAGACGCTATGATTGAAATTGTAGAAAATGTGAAACAAGTAGCGATTAAAGTAGGAATTGAAAAACCAAAAATTGCTTTACTAAGTGCAGCTGAAAACTTTAACCCAAAAATGCCATCATCAGTTTTAGCAACTGAGGTAACTGAAGTCTTTAAAGATGATCAAGAAAGTATTGTGTTTGGTCCAGTCTCACTTGATTTGGCTTTATCTAAAGAAGCGGTTGAACATAAACGTTATGAAGGTCCTATTATGGGAGATGCTGATGTGATTGTAGTTCCAGCAATTGATGCTGGTAACAGTCTTTACAAATCTTTAACTATTTTTGGTGGTGCTAAAGTGGGAGGTACAATCATTGGAACGAAAGTCCCAGTTGTACTAACTTCAAGAAGTGACTCAACTGATAGTAAACTACATTCTTTAAAATTTGCAATGAAGCAAGTATAA
- the buk gene encoding butyrate kinase, whose translation MEAILVINPGSTSTKTAIFADHKLVAEETLRHSVEEIAQFDGVISQTEFRYKIILSFVEKLEMTDKLVAVVGRGGLLKPIPGGTYAVGEEMLHDLETEKYNTHASNLGGILANEFAKSLNIPAFIVDPVVVDEMKPLARISGLKGIDRRSVGHALNQKAVSRKATEELGKTYETSSVIVAHLGGGISVGAHQNGKMVDVINGLDGEGPYTPERSGSLPLIDFANLIITENLELGDVKKIIAGNAGLKSYLGETDLREVIKRIDQGEEDAKYYLDGMCYQVAKSIGELAVVLEGKVDAICLTGGAIYSDYILGQISQYVEWIAPVKAYPGEMEMEALYEGAARVLAGEEKALDYGSVEIVK comes from the coding sequence ATGGAAGCAATCTTAGTCATTAATCCAGGTTCAACATCCACGAAGACAGCAATTTTTGCTGATCACAAATTAGTAGCAGAAGAAACATTGAGACACAGTGTAGAAGAGATTGCTCAATTTGATGGAGTTATTAGTCAAACAGAATTTCGTTATAAAATTATTTTATCCTTTGTAGAAAAATTAGAAATGACTGACAAATTAGTTGCAGTCGTTGGTCGTGGCGGTTTATTAAAACCAATTCCTGGCGGAACATACGCTGTGGGAGAAGAGATGTTACACGATTTAGAAACAGAAAAATATAATACACACGCTTCAAACTTGGGTGGCATTTTAGCCAATGAATTTGCTAAATCGTTAAACATTCCAGCATTCATTGTTGACCCAGTTGTTGTAGATGAAATGAAACCGCTAGCACGCATTTCTGGTTTAAAAGGAATTGATCGTCGTAGCGTGGGACATGCATTAAACCAAAAAGCGGTCTCAAGAAAAGCAACTGAAGAACTAGGCAAAACATATGAAACAAGTTCAGTCATTGTTGCTCATTTAGGTGGCGGCATTAGTGTCGGTGCTCACCAAAATGGAAAAATGGTAGATGTTATTAATGGTTTAGATGGTGAAGGTCCATACACACCAGAAAGAAGCGGTTCTTTACCACTTATTGATTTTGCTAATTTAATTATTACAGAAAATTTAGAATTAGGTGATGTGAAGAAGATTATTGCAGGAAATGCAGGTTTGAAATCTTACCTAGGCGAAACTGATTTACGAGAAGTGATTAAGCGAATCGACCAAGGTGAGGAAGATGCGAAATACTACTTAGACGGTATGTGTTACCAAGTAGCAAAAAGTATCGGTGAATTGGCAGTCGTGTTAGAAGGAAAAGTAGATGCAATTTGTTTAACAGGTGGCGCTATATATTCTGACTACATTCTTGGTCAAATCAGTCAATATGTTGAATGGATTGCTCCAGTTAAAGCTTATCCAGGAGAAATGGAAATGGAAGCGCTATACGAAGGTGCAGCACGTGTATTAGCTGGTGAAGAAAAAGCTTTAGATTATGGTTCAGTAGAGATTGTAAAGTAG
- the lpdA gene encoding dihydrolipoyl dehydrogenase, which translates to MAEQTDLLILGGGTGGYVAAIRAAQSGLNVTIVEKYKLGGTCLHRGCIPTKALLRSAEVYDTIKEAETFGIEGKNDHVVNFKKIQERKQSIIDQLHSGVEGLCKKNKIRVLEGEGAILGPSIFSPVSGAVAVTFNDKSKEEEIIVPKNVIIATGSTPRTLPNLPLDEKNILSSDGMLQLEELPKSIVIVGGGVIGVEWASLLNSLGVEVTIVEFLDRLLINESSKISRELKKSLTKKGINVLLSSKVESAEIKGDSVEVSIEGKDKLTVDKVMVAIGRAPKVEGIGLQNTSVKYEPKGIQVNEFYQTTESHIYAIGDCIDTMQLAHVAMKEGELAVAHILEEEVQPLNYNNVPRGVYTNPEVASVGYVKENVPADKKVKIGTFNFAGNGKSLVYGANEGFVEVIRDLETDDLLGVSIIGPHATDLISEASTAIYMDASPIEIGEAIHPHPTLTEVIQEAALDTYGKAIHK; encoded by the coding sequence ATGGCAGAACAAACAGATTTACTAATTTTAGGTGGCGGTACTGGTGGTTATGTAGCAGCTATCAGAGCAGCACAAAGTGGTTTAAACGTAACAATCGTTGAAAAATACAAATTGGGAGGAACTTGTTTACATAGAGGTTGTATCCCAACAAAAGCTTTACTAAGAAGTGCTGAAGTTTATGACACAATTAAAGAAGCTGAGACTTTTGGTATTGAAGGTAAAAATGACCATGTAGTCAACTTCAAAAAAATTCAAGAACGTAAACAATCAATTATTGATCAATTACACTCAGGTGTAGAAGGATTATGTAAGAAAAATAAAATCCGAGTTCTTGAAGGAGAAGGAGCTATTTTAGGCCCATCAATCTTCTCACCAGTTTCAGGTGCAGTAGCTGTTACATTTAACGATAAGAGTAAAGAAGAAGAAATCATCGTTCCTAAAAACGTGATTATCGCAACTGGTTCAACACCAAGAACTCTTCCAAACTTACCTTTAGATGAAAAAAATATTTTATCTTCAGATGGTATGTTACAACTTGAAGAATTACCAAAATCAATCGTGATTGTTGGTGGTGGTGTTATCGGTGTTGAGTGGGCATCTCTTTTAAATAGTTTAGGTGTTGAAGTAACAATCGTTGAATTCTTAGATCGTTTATTAATCAATGAAAGTTCTAAAATCTCTCGTGAGTTGAAGAAAAGCTTAACTAAAAAAGGAATCAATGTTTTACTTAGCAGCAAAGTTGAATCAGCTGAAATTAAAGGCGATAGCGTAGAAGTATCTATCGAAGGAAAAGATAAATTAACAGTTGATAAAGTAATGGTTGCTATTGGACGCGCTCCAAAAGTTGAAGGAATTGGTTTACAAAACACTTCAGTTAAGTATGAGCCTAAAGGAATCCAAGTTAACGAATTTTATCAAACAACTGAAAGCCATATTTATGCAATTGGTGATTGTATTGACACAATGCAATTAGCTCACGTTGCTATGAAAGAAGGCGAGTTAGCAGTAGCTCATATTTTAGAAGAAGAAGTTCAACCATTAAACTACAACAATGTTCCTCGTGGTGTTTATACTAACCCAGAAGTAGCAAGTGTTGGGTATGTAAAAGAAAACGTTCCTGCAGATAAGAAAGTTAAGATTGGTACATTTAACTTTGCTGGAAATGGTAAATCATTAGTATACGGAGCAAATGAAGGTTTTGTAGAAGTGATTCGTGATTTAGAAACAGATGATTTATTAGGAGTTTCTATTATCGGACCTCATGCAACTGATTTAATTTCAGAAGCAAGTACAGCTATTTACATGGATGCCTCTCCAATTGAAATTGGCGAAGCAATTCATCCTCATCCAACGTTGACTGAAGTGATTCAGGAAGCTGCATTAGATACATATGGCAAAGCCATTCATAAATAA